A single genomic interval of Spirosoma linguale DSM 74 harbors:
- a CDS encoding hypothetical protein (KEGG: bph:Bphy_2992 TPR repeat-containing protein), which yields MNTDLETIENYVTGQLTPDERTRFEAALRTDPAVAEALAFYMLSKQAAKEQAREQRKSELDSLRKPASIWSVPMRWAAAASITVLLGLGWYFFRPTNSPEMASRRADAYIAQHFMQLPTTMDGSSSGSTTADSLKTAVGLVNSGKLAEADALAQDILKRQPTNDSALKYAGIVALRRENYDQAISLFHRLSERTDLYSNPGLFYESLTLLKRGRPMDKEQAKKLLDEVITRNLDGRREAKELIDLL from the coding sequence ATGAACACTGATCTGGAGACAATTGAAAATTATGTGACCGGCCAACTCACTCCCGACGAGCGAACGCGCTTTGAGGCCGCTCTCCGCACCGATCCGGCCGTAGCCGAGGCCCTGGCGTTTTACATGCTCTCTAAACAGGCAGCCAAAGAGCAGGCCCGCGAACAGCGTAAATCGGAGCTCGATTCGCTGCGTAAACCCGCTTCGATATGGAGCGTGCCCATGCGCTGGGCTGCTGCCGCTAGCATTACCGTATTGCTGGGGCTGGGCTGGTACTTTTTCCGCCCGACAAACTCTCCCGAGATGGCAAGCCGCCGGGCCGATGCGTATATAGCCCAGCATTTCATGCAGCTGCCCACGACGATGGACGGCAGTTCGTCGGGGTCAACGACGGCCGATAGCCTGAAAACAGCCGTTGGTTTGGTCAATAGCGGTAAACTAGCCGAGGCCGACGCACTCGCTCAGGACATCCTCAAGCGGCAGCCCACCAACGATAGTGCGCTGAAATACGCAGGTATTGTTGCCTTGCGCCGGGAAAATTACGACCAAGCCATTAGTCTGTTTCACCGCCTGAGCGAACGGACGGACCTCTATAGTAATCCCGGTTTGTTCTACGAAAGTCTGACGCTGTTAAAGCGCGGACGACCGATGGATAAAGAGCAAGCTAAAAAGTTGCTCGATGAAGTGATTACCAGGAACTTGGACGGCAGAAGGGAAGCGAAGGAACTTATCGATTTGTTATAA